The following proteins are encoded in a genomic region of Ostrea edulis chromosome 7, xbOstEdul1.1, whole genome shotgun sequence:
- the LOC125656171 gene encoding uncharacterized protein LOC125656171 isoform X1, whose translation MEQFHFNSLPAGKLSQSRFNGSETSITESFTPVKRNDAAHCVWFSSWGYHCSTIRRLLPKCQLSESMSNVSRIMKTCREKNYSNSCNVYTNPEDDRIFFCMKTKGVSQCINILCNSTFKRKTDMNALERIDTDILSPSCMYKYATMEFKDCVTNSSDADKTRDQPKKMRETTERRNHTNLSGRGWLMLLAAFLTGVMISSIFFYLRDWIRKRWNARHSLTSISVQTEDSYATNEGYLNAVYTDISNLQEEGSSNDDASTNSNILDPGMYSGIDTDIPDVYNYSRPEEELQSDTYNFLKGSEERMLKMGRVENVQNEKTLNDTLLTLGEQSPLTENKNEDMQQLYFCLEKREDVTLFKETSC comes from the exons ATGGAACAGTTTCATTTTAATAGTCTTCCAG CCGGTAAATTGTCCCAGTCTCGATTCAATGGTTCCGAAACTTCTATCACTGAAAGTTTCACGCCTGTTAAAAGGAACGAT GCTGCACACTGTGTATGGTTTTCATCATGGGGGTATCATTGTTCCACAATTCGGCGTCTACTGCCCAAATGTCAACTGTCGGAAAGTATGA GTAATGTATCCAGAATCATGAAGACCTGCCGAGAGAAAAATTACAGTAATAGTTGTAACGTTTATACTAACCCGGAAGATGATAGGATATTTTTCTGTATGAAAACTAAAGGAGTTTCACAATGCATCAACATTCTCTGTAATTcaacatttaaaagaaaaacggATATGAATGCATTGGAAAGAATTGACACTGATATATTAAGTCCATCCTGTATGTATAAGTATGCTACGATGGAATTCAAGGATTGCGTCACCAACTCGAGTGATGCAG ATAAAACGAGGGACCAACCAAAAA AAATGCGTGAAACTACTGAAAGAAGAAACCATACAAATTTAAGCGGAAGAGGATGGCTTATGTTATTGGCAGCTTTCCTGACCGGAGTTATGATTTCCAGTATATTTTTCTATTTGAGAGATTGGATTCGTAAACGCTG GAACGCCAGACATTCTTTAACGTCTATATCTGTGCAGACTGAGGACTCCTATGCTACCAATGAGGGATATCTAAATGCAGTTTATACGGATATTTCAAATTTGCAAGAGGAAGGG TCTAGCAATGATGATGCCTCAACCAATTCAAACATCCTTGATCCAGGGATGTATTCTGGTATCGACACGGATATACCCGATGTATACAATTATTCAAGGCCCGAGGAGGAACTGCAAAGTGATACGTACAACTTTTTGAAAGGATCAGAAGAACGAATGCTGAAGATGGGGAGAGTAGAAAATGTGCAGAATGAAAAGACCTTAAATGATACGTTATTGACATTGGGTGAACAGTCACCCCTTACGGAAAACAAAAACGAAGACATGCAACAATTATACTTCTGTTTGGAGAAGAGAGAAGATGTCACGTTATTCAAAGAAACGTCTTGTTAA
- the LOC125656171 gene encoding uncharacterized protein LOC125656171 isoform X2: MEQFHFNSLPAGKLSQSRFNGSETSITESFTPVKRNDAAHCVWFSSWGYHCSTIRRLLPKCQLSESMSNVSRIMKTCREKNYSNSCNVYTNPEDDRIFFCMKTKGVSQCINILCNSTFKRKTDMNALERIDTDILSPSCMYKYATMEFKDCVTNSSDAEMRETTERRNHTNLSGRGWLMLLAAFLTGVMISSIFFYLRDWIRKRWNARHSLTSISVQTEDSYATNEGYLNAVYTDISNLQEEGSSNDDASTNSNILDPGMYSGIDTDIPDVYNYSRPEEELQSDTYNFLKGSEERMLKMGRVENVQNEKTLNDTLLTLGEQSPLTENKNEDMQQLYFCLEKREDVTLFKETSC; encoded by the exons ATGGAACAGTTTCATTTTAATAGTCTTCCAG CCGGTAAATTGTCCCAGTCTCGATTCAATGGTTCCGAAACTTCTATCACTGAAAGTTTCACGCCTGTTAAAAGGAACGAT GCTGCACACTGTGTATGGTTTTCATCATGGGGGTATCATTGTTCCACAATTCGGCGTCTACTGCCCAAATGTCAACTGTCGGAAAGTATGA GTAATGTATCCAGAATCATGAAGACCTGCCGAGAGAAAAATTACAGTAATAGTTGTAACGTTTATACTAACCCGGAAGATGATAGGATATTTTTCTGTATGAAAACTAAAGGAGTTTCACAATGCATCAACATTCTCTGTAATTcaacatttaaaagaaaaacggATATGAATGCATTGGAAAGAATTGACACTGATATATTAAGTCCATCCTGTATGTATAAGTATGCTACGATGGAATTCAAGGATTGCGTCACCAACTCGAGTGATGCAG AAATGCGTGAAACTACTGAAAGAAGAAACCATACAAATTTAAGCGGAAGAGGATGGCTTATGTTATTGGCAGCTTTCCTGACCGGAGTTATGATTTCCAGTATATTTTTCTATTTGAGAGATTGGATTCGTAAACGCTG GAACGCCAGACATTCTTTAACGTCTATATCTGTGCAGACTGAGGACTCCTATGCTACCAATGAGGGATATCTAAATGCAGTTTATACGGATATTTCAAATTTGCAAGAGGAAGGG TCTAGCAATGATGATGCCTCAACCAATTCAAACATCCTTGATCCAGGGATGTATTCTGGTATCGACACGGATATACCCGATGTATACAATTATTCAAGGCCCGAGGAGGAACTGCAAAGTGATACGTACAACTTTTTGAAAGGATCAGAAGAACGAATGCTGAAGATGGGGAGAGTAGAAAATGTGCAGAATGAAAAGACCTTAAATGATACGTTATTGACATTGGGTGAACAGTCACCCCTTACGGAAAACAAAAACGAAGACATGCAACAATTATACTTCTGTTTGGAGAAGAGAGAAGATGTCACGTTATTCAAAGAAACGTCTTGTTAA
- the LOC125656171 gene encoding uncharacterized protein LOC125656171 isoform X3 — MSNVSRIMKTCREKNYSNSCNVYTNPEDDRIFFCMKTKGVSQCINILCNSTFKRKTDMNALERIDTDILSPSCMYKYATMEFKDCVTNSSDADKTRDQPKKMRETTERRNHTNLSGRGWLMLLAAFLTGVMISSIFFYLRDWIRKRWNARHSLTSISVQTEDSYATNEGYLNAVYTDISNLQEEGSSNDDASTNSNILDPGMYSGIDTDIPDVYNYSRPEEELQSDTYNFLKGSEERMLKMGRVENVQNEKTLNDTLLTLGEQSPLTENKNEDMQQLYFCLEKREDVTLFKETSC; from the exons ATGA GTAATGTATCCAGAATCATGAAGACCTGCCGAGAGAAAAATTACAGTAATAGTTGTAACGTTTATACTAACCCGGAAGATGATAGGATATTTTTCTGTATGAAAACTAAAGGAGTTTCACAATGCATCAACATTCTCTGTAATTcaacatttaaaagaaaaacggATATGAATGCATTGGAAAGAATTGACACTGATATATTAAGTCCATCCTGTATGTATAAGTATGCTACGATGGAATTCAAGGATTGCGTCACCAACTCGAGTGATGCAG ATAAAACGAGGGACCAACCAAAAA AAATGCGTGAAACTACTGAAAGAAGAAACCATACAAATTTAAGCGGAAGAGGATGGCTTATGTTATTGGCAGCTTTCCTGACCGGAGTTATGATTTCCAGTATATTTTTCTATTTGAGAGATTGGATTCGTAAACGCTG GAACGCCAGACATTCTTTAACGTCTATATCTGTGCAGACTGAGGACTCCTATGCTACCAATGAGGGATATCTAAATGCAGTTTATACGGATATTTCAAATTTGCAAGAGGAAGGG TCTAGCAATGATGATGCCTCAACCAATTCAAACATCCTTGATCCAGGGATGTATTCTGGTATCGACACGGATATACCCGATGTATACAATTATTCAAGGCCCGAGGAGGAACTGCAAAGTGATACGTACAACTTTTTGAAAGGATCAGAAGAACGAATGCTGAAGATGGGGAGAGTAGAAAATGTGCAGAATGAAAAGACCTTAAATGATACGTTATTGACATTGGGTGAACAGTCACCCCTTACGGAAAACAAAAACGAAGACATGCAACAATTATACTTCTGTTTGGAGAAGAGAGAAGATGTCACGTTATTCAAAGAAACGTCTTGTTAA